From Paraburkholderia fungorum, the proteins below share one genomic window:
- a CDS encoding FGGY family carbohydrate kinase: MQYVLAIDQGTSGTKALVFDASGRVHSRGFTAVPCTHPRTGFVEQDANAIYQSVLKAVAECLERFEGDQKDIVGVGISNQRETVVLWDAQGDPIGQAVSWQCQRSLGVCERLKQEGMGPTIAEKTGLLIDPYFSGTKLIWLNENDERVRSHIAAETAYFGTVDSWLLYRLTNGGVYCTDYTNASRTMLFNLNTLDWDRELLTAFGLDGLRLPELRPSASNFGATDFDGLLARPIPIVSMIGDSHAAAVGEGCLKPGLAKATMGTGSSLMMNVGSQPQAPAHGLVSTLCFATEKRVDYALEGIIISAGSTPAFLKEKLGLFDDFAVAEQAFTDYDNGGVFLIPAFSGIGCPHWKYPGGAQIVGLNFSNSWQHVARAAYESIVYQIKDVITVMEQAAQVPLLELFLDGGLVQRPFLLQYLADTLNRPVSTLALSEISAAGAAALASLELGLVDSLDAVHTERPVLRRVEPGSGVSAAAENHAQWLRWIERL; this comes from the coding sequence ATGCAATACGTTCTGGCGATCGATCAGGGGACCAGTGGCACGAAAGCGCTTGTCTTCGACGCGAGCGGCCGCGTCCATTCACGAGGATTCACTGCGGTTCCGTGTACGCATCCACGTACTGGCTTTGTCGAACAGGACGCGAATGCGATTTATCAGTCGGTGTTAAAGGCGGTCGCCGAATGTCTGGAGCGCTTCGAAGGCGATCAGAAAGATATCGTCGGTGTCGGCATTTCGAATCAGCGTGAAACGGTCGTCCTGTGGGATGCGCAAGGCGACCCGATCGGTCAGGCCGTGTCGTGGCAGTGTCAAAGGTCGCTCGGCGTATGCGAGCGACTGAAGCAGGAGGGTATGGGGCCGACTATTGCCGAGAAGACGGGCTTGCTGATCGACCCGTATTTTTCGGGCACCAAGCTGATCTGGCTCAACGAGAACGACGAGCGCGTGCGTTCACACATCGCTGCAGAGACGGCGTATTTCGGCACCGTCGACAGTTGGCTGCTTTATCGCCTCACGAATGGCGGCGTTTATTGCACCGACTACACCAACGCGTCACGCACGATGCTGTTCAATCTGAACACGCTCGACTGGGATCGCGAACTGCTGACTGCATTCGGACTCGACGGGTTGCGTCTTCCCGAACTACGGCCCTCGGCGTCGAACTTCGGCGCGACCGATTTCGACGGATTGCTCGCCCGTCCGATCCCGATCGTGTCGATGATCGGCGACTCGCATGCCGCCGCCGTCGGCGAAGGATGTTTGAAGCCAGGTCTGGCCAAGGCGACGATGGGCACCGGTTCATCGTTAATGATGAACGTCGGCAGTCAACCGCAGGCACCCGCCCATGGACTCGTTTCCACGCTGTGTTTCGCCACTGAAAAGCGCGTGGATTATGCGCTGGAAGGGATCATCATCAGCGCCGGTTCGACGCCCGCGTTTCTCAAGGAAAAGCTCGGACTCTTCGACGACTTCGCCGTCGCCGAGCAGGCTTTTACGGACTACGACAACGGCGGCGTTTTTCTGATTCCCGCTTTCTCGGGAATTGGCTGTCCGCACTGGAAGTACCCGGGCGGCGCGCAAATCGTCGGACTGAATTTTTCGAATTCATGGCAACACGTTGCACGCGCGGCGTACGAGTCGATCGTTTATCAGATCAAGGACGTGATTACGGTGATGGAGCAGGCAGCTCAGGTTCCGCTACTCGAACTGTTCCTCGACGGTGGACTCGTGCAGCGGCCCTTCCTGCTTCAGTACCTGGCCGATACGTTGAATCGCCCGGTCAGTACGCTGGCGCTCAGCGAAATATCGGCGGCGGGCGCGGCCGCATTGGCATCGCTGGAACTTGGACTGGTCGATTCGCTCGACGCGGTTCATACGGAGCGGCCCGTTCTGCGCCGCGTCGAACCTGGCAGCGGTGTGTCTGCTGCAGCGGAGAATCACGCGCAATGGCTGCGCTGGATCGAACGGCTCTAA
- a CDS encoding SDR family oxidoreductase yields the protein MVSEVKPAAKRFDNKVVVVTGGSRGIGLSIGERFAQEGAKVCLSANEKSVFDAAAHLRESGYDVIAAEVDVTDKSQVKDLYDEVAGKLGEVDISVQNAGVITIAKLPDLTEAEWDKVLAVNTKGVFLCCQEAATRMLRAGKTGRLINTASGQARQGFVYTPHYAASKFGVLGITQSLAKELAPTGITVNAFCPGIITTDMWSYNDEAWGKLLGDYKPGELMTEWVNNIPMKRAGTGKDVAGLVAFLASDDAAYITGQTINVDGGMFMS from the coding sequence ATGGTTAGCGAAGTAAAACCCGCAGCAAAGCGCTTCGACAATAAAGTCGTGGTTGTGACGGGCGGCAGCCGGGGGATTGGATTAAGTATTGGAGAACGTTTCGCACAGGAAGGCGCGAAAGTTTGCCTGTCGGCGAATGAGAAGAGCGTGTTCGACGCGGCGGCCCATTTGCGCGAATCCGGCTACGACGTCATTGCAGCCGAAGTGGATGTGACTGACAAGTCGCAGGTAAAAGATCTCTACGATGAAGTCGCCGGCAAACTCGGCGAAGTTGATATCTCGGTGCAGAACGCGGGCGTCATCACCATTGCGAAGCTGCCCGATCTCACCGAGGCCGAGTGGGACAAGGTTCTCGCAGTCAATACGAAGGGCGTTTTCCTGTGCTGCCAGGAAGCGGCGACGCGCATGTTGCGCGCGGGGAAAACCGGGCGTCTGATCAATACGGCCTCAGGGCAGGCTCGTCAGGGTTTCGTCTACACGCCGCACTATGCAGCAAGCAAGTTCGGCGTATTGGGTATTACCCAAAGCCTCGCGAAAGAACTCGCGCCGACCGGCATTACGGTCAATGCATTCTGCCCCGGCATTATCACGACCGACATGTGGTCGTATAACGACGAAGCATGGGGCAAGCTGCTCGGCGACTATAAGCCGGGCGAGTTGATGACCGAGTGGGTGAACAACATTCCGATGAAGCGCGCAGGGACGGGCAAGGATGTGGCGGGACTGGTCGCCTTTCTGGCGTCGGACGATGCGGCCTACATTACCGGCCAGACGATCAACGTCGACGGCGGCATGTTCATGTCGTGA
- a CDS encoding 6,7-dimethyl-8-ribityllumazine synthase, giving the protein MNIATSLHSEAHNGSSNGSRTRIAFIQACWHRDIVDQCKISFVEAMQERGYSADDIDLYEVAGAFEIPLHAKRLAQSGRYAGIVAAGLVVDGGIYRHEFVAQAVISGLMQVQLETSVPVFSVVLTPHHFHGEEHAKYFKEHFLVKGAEAAHACADTVRKFAALPVA; this is encoded by the coding sequence ATGAATATCGCAACCTCACTCCATTCAGAAGCACACAACGGTTCGTCCAACGGTAGCCGCACACGCATCGCTTTCATTCAGGCATGCTGGCACCGCGATATCGTCGATCAATGCAAGATCTCGTTCGTCGAAGCAATGCAGGAGCGCGGCTATAGCGCCGACGATATCGACCTCTACGAAGTGGCCGGCGCATTCGAAATTCCGCTGCACGCCAAACGCCTCGCGCAAAGCGGACGTTATGCGGGCATCGTCGCCGCAGGCCTCGTCGTGGACGGTGGCATTTACCGGCACGAGTTCGTCGCTCAGGCCGTTATCAGCGGACTCATGCAGGTACAGCTCGAAACCAGCGTGCCGGTGTTTTCCGTCGTGCTGACGCCGCACCACTTCCACGGCGAAGAACACGCGAAATACTTCAAGGAGCACTTCCTGGTGAAGGGTGCCGAAGCGGCTCACGCCTGCGCAGACACGGTTCGCAAATTCGCGGCGTTGCCGGTTGCGTGA
- the tpiA gene encoding triose-phosphate isomerase: MQRKLILGNWKMHGSTESNAALLAAIRERMSRENTNVDVGVCVPAIFVEQARSALQGSAVAWGVQDVSAHVQGAFTGEISAAMVAGFQATFAIVGHSERRANHGETALVVGEKARQALVAGLVPVVCVGETLAEREAGATDAVVRAQLAAVLEAISVDDAKKIVIAYEPVWAIGTGRSASVDEAQATHAGLRSVLREYDAGLDKLRILYGGSIKPDNASALLDCDGIDGGLIGGASLKSADFISIIEAAASLHADDSLHVG, translated from the coding sequence ATGCAACGCAAGCTGATTTTGGGTAACTGGAAGATGCACGGATCGACTGAATCCAATGCCGCGTTGCTCGCCGCAATTCGCGAACGGATGAGCCGCGAAAACACCAACGTCGATGTCGGCGTGTGCGTGCCCGCCATTTTCGTCGAGCAGGCCCGTTCCGCGTTGCAGGGCAGTGCGGTTGCGTGGGGCGTGCAGGATGTCTCCGCGCATGTGCAAGGCGCGTTCACCGGCGAGATTTCCGCCGCGATGGTCGCCGGGTTTCAGGCAACATTCGCAATCGTCGGACATTCGGAGCGGCGGGCGAATCACGGAGAAACGGCGTTGGTGGTCGGCGAGAAGGCGCGTCAGGCACTGGTCGCCGGACTGGTACCGGTCGTGTGCGTTGGCGAAACGCTGGCGGAACGCGAAGCGGGCGCAACCGACGCAGTGGTTCGCGCACAACTCGCCGCCGTGCTCGAAGCAATTTCCGTCGACGACGCGAAGAAAATCGTCATCGCGTACGAGCCGGTATGGGCGATCGGAACGGGCCGCAGCGCATCTGTCGACGAAGCGCAGGCCACGCATGCTGGATTGCGCAGTGTTCTGCGCGAATACGATGCGGGTCTGGACAAGCTGCGGATTCTGTATGGCGGCAGCATCAAGCCGGATAACGCAAGTGCGCTGCTCGATTGCGACGGGATCGACGGTGGTCTGATTGGCGGCGCGTCGCTCAAATCGGCGGACTTCATTTCGATCATCGAGGCGGCTGCCAGCCTGCATGCCGATGATTCTCTGCATGTCGGTTGA
- a CDS encoding sugar dehydrogenase complex small subunit, whose product MTHPHEPDTGRSVPNSGRRLLLASILASYASSFIPWPLANAQTVVPETAAAPEAFLMVSRAITGRATLDAVQANRLYAGLVATVPSFATQLTALAAFIAANPSAEKQLQASLDAANVPFAKLPRQIATAWYVGVVGSGPAARCVTYETSLMNVVVSDRLKPPSYAYGPYGSWGRNPLSAA is encoded by the coding sequence ATGACTCATCCCCACGAGCCCGATACGGGCCGCTCCGTGCCGAATTCCGGCCGGCGCTTACTGCTGGCCAGCATATTGGCCAGCTACGCCAGTTCTTTTATTCCCTGGCCTCTCGCCAACGCACAAACAGTTGTTCCTGAAACCGCTGCCGCGCCCGAAGCGTTTTTGATGGTGTCGCGTGCGATCACGGGGCGCGCCACGCTCGACGCTGTTCAGGCAAACCGGCTTTATGCCGGCCTTGTTGCGACGGTTCCTTCGTTTGCCACGCAATTGACCGCGCTCGCCGCGTTCATCGCAGCGAATCCGTCCGCGGAAAAGCAATTGCAGGCTTCTCTCGATGCCGCGAATGTCCCGTTCGCCAAACTGCCTCGTCAAATTGCGACCGCCTGGTATGTCGGCGTGGTCGGCTCGGGTCCGGCCGCGCGTTGCGTGACCTACGAAACCAGTTTGATGAATGTCGTGGTGTCCGACCGGTTGAAGCCGCCGAGCTACGCCTACGGTCCCTATGGAAGTTGGGGCCGTAATCCCCTCTCGGCAGCCTGA
- a CDS encoding GMC family oxidoreductase, which yields MSEQLSADIVVIGSGIVGSLAAHRLVSQGASVLILEAGPRVDRGRIVSNFRNSPRKGDFMSPYPFSSWAPHPVYQPVDNDYLVQAGPYPYKAEYIRMVGGTTWHWAAQAWRLLPNDFRLQTQYGVGRDWPISYEDLEPFYYEAEVKMGVSGAPNNGSPRSKPFPMQPVAESYLEQRFRERLAPGGYDVITNTTARNSRNYDGRPACCGNNNCMPICPIDAQYHGGLAAEAAEKAGAKLVENAVVYRIEHDASGRIVAVHYYDPNKVSHRVTGKTFILAANGIESPKLLLLSASDKFKNGLANNSDMVGRHLMDHPSNGLVFDAEEELWPGRGPMSPSSINALRDGAFRSEHAAFRIDISNASQVASVTQALIAKGVYGEELEQQIRYHAARQCSLKNVLEILPDPNNRVTLSDRKDALGIPTPQMHYAMNDYVHKGMAAARDEYTRIAKLMGGTNLRYSPDGVYGNNQHITGTMSMGHDPKNSVVDAFGRAHDHENLYIASTGVMPTAATVNSTLTAVALALRSADHIHANA from the coding sequence ATGTCTGAGCAGTTGTCAGCCGATATCGTTGTTATCGGCTCGGGTATCGTCGGTTCTCTCGCGGCCCATCGTCTCGTGTCGCAAGGCGCGTCTGTATTGATTCTCGAAGCGGGTCCGCGCGTGGATCGCGGCCGCATCGTCTCGAACTTCCGTAATTCCCCGCGCAAGGGTGACTTCATGTCGCCTTATCCGTTTTCGTCGTGGGCGCCGCATCCGGTTTATCAACCTGTCGATAACGATTATCTCGTGCAGGCCGGGCCGTATCCGTACAAGGCGGAATACATCCGCATGGTCGGCGGCACGACCTGGCATTGGGCCGCGCAAGCGTGGCGTCTGCTGCCGAACGACTTCCGTCTGCAAACGCAATACGGCGTGGGTCGCGACTGGCCGATTTCGTACGAAGACCTCGAACCCTTCTATTACGAAGCGGAAGTGAAGATGGGCGTGTCGGGTGCGCCGAACAACGGTTCGCCGCGTTCGAAACCGTTCCCGATGCAACCGGTTGCGGAGTCGTATCTGGAGCAGCGTTTTCGTGAACGTCTCGCACCTGGCGGTTATGACGTCATCACCAATACGACTGCACGTAACAGCCGCAACTACGATGGCCGTCCGGCGTGCTGCGGCAATAACAACTGCATGCCGATCTGCCCGATCGACGCGCAATATCACGGGGGTCTCGCTGCTGAGGCAGCCGAAAAAGCCGGCGCGAAGCTGGTCGAAAACGCGGTGGTGTATCGCATCGAACACGATGCAAGCGGCCGTATCGTCGCGGTGCATTACTACGATCCGAACAAGGTCTCGCACCGCGTGACGGGCAAGACCTTCATTCTTGCGGCGAACGGTATCGAAAGTCCGAAGCTGTTGCTGCTGTCGGCAAGCGACAAATTCAAGAACGGTCTCGCGAACAACTCGGACATGGTGGGCCGTCATCTGATGGATCACCCGAGCAACGGTCTCGTGTTCGATGCCGAAGAAGAACTGTGGCCGGGCCGTGGCCCGATGAGCCCGAGTTCGATCAACGCGCTGCGCGACGGTGCATTCCGTTCCGAACATGCGGCGTTCCGGATCGACATTTCGAACGCGTCGCAAGTGGCGTCGGTCACGCAGGCACTGATTGCGAAGGGTGTCTATGGCGAAGAACTCGAACAGCAGATCCGTTATCACGCGGCACGCCAGTGCAGTTTGAAGAACGTGCTGGAGATCCTGCCGGATCCGAATAATCGCGTGACACTCAGCGATCGCAAAGACGCGCTTGGCATTCCGACACCGCAAATGCACTACGCGATGAACGACTACGTGCACAAGGGCATGGCGGCGGCACGCGACGAGTACACGCGTATCGCGAAGCTGATGGGCGGCACGAATCTGCGTTACAGCCCGGACGGCGTGTATGGCAACAACCAGCACATCACCGGCACGATGAGCATGGGTCACGATCCGAAGAACTCGGTCGTCGACGCATTCGGGCGCGCGCACGATCACGAGAACCTGTATATCGCGAGCACCGGCGTGATGCCGACGGCCGCCACGGTCAACTCGACACTCACCGCTGTAGCGCTTGCGCTTCGTTCGGCCGATCATATCCACGCAAACGCCTGA